From Providencia sp. R33, a single genomic window includes:
- a CDS encoding MetQ/NlpA family ABC transporter substrate-binding protein: MKKIPALLLALSFFTLTACSQEENSTEISKQQGEASQKIIIGSHGSDADIWKFIAQSPSAKEANLDIDVKIIDDGITLNVATIDGDVDVNAFQSWGFLKDFNKSHNNKLTAISTTYFEPMGVYSVKHKNLADLPKQAIVAIPNDAANHIRALKLLEKAQLITLKPGFNQATGSTNDIISNPKDLVFRQIKYAHGPRALPDVDIAVIGNTAAQEGGLNVLNDSLFREQHDDSIKNNINLLVVKTDNKDDPKFAKLSQLYHTETVRKYIIDNFGGTKIEITKDVNELD; this comes from the coding sequence ATGAAAAAAATACCTGCATTATTATTAGCTTTGTCATTTTTTACGCTAACCGCTTGTTCACAAGAGGAAAATTCAACCGAAATTTCAAAACAACAAGGGGAAGCATCACAAAAAATTATTATTGGCAGTCATGGCAGTGATGCCGATATATGGAAGTTTATTGCGCAGTCTCCAAGTGCGAAAGAAGCAAACTTAGATATTGATGTCAAAATCATTGATGACGGGATCACCCTTAATGTTGCCACAATTGATGGAGATGTTGATGTAAATGCATTTCAGTCCTGGGGGTTTTTAAAAGATTTTAATAAAAGCCATAATAATAAACTCACCGCCATTTCTACCACCTATTTTGAACCAATGGGAGTTTATTCGGTAAAACATAAAAACCTTGCAGATTTACCGAAACAAGCCATTGTGGCCATTCCCAATGATGCCGCTAACCATATACGAGCCCTAAAATTACTTGAAAAAGCCCAGTTAATCACACTAAAACCAGGATTTAACCAGGCAACTGGTTCTACCAATGATATTATTTCCAATCCAAAAGACTTGGTATTTAGACAAATAAAGTACGCTCATGGCCCAAGAGCTTTGCCTGATGTTGATATTGCCGTCATTGGTAATACCGCTGCACAAGAGGGTGGGCTCAATGTATTAAATGACTCTTTATTTAGAGAGCAACATGATGATTCCATTAAAAATAATATTAATTTATTAGTCGTAAAAACAGATAATAAAGACGACCCTAAATTTGCAAAATTATCGCAGTTATACCACACTGAAACTGTCAGAAAATATATCATTGATAACTTTGGTGGGACTAAAATTGAAATTACCAAAGATGTTAATGAACTCGATTAA
- a CDS encoding nitroreductase family protein — protein sequence MSNAFIEMIKNRRTIYNLGDALPVSEEHVTKLIKEAVKHSPSSFNSQTSRVVILFGAEHKKLWNMTKEALRKIVPEQAFAATEQKIDSFAAGAGSILFFEDQDIVKGLQEQFPLYADNFPIWSEQASGIAQFAVWTALSQENIGASLQHYNPLVDNDVQKTWNIPANWILRAQMVFGSINSPAGDKAFMDDDVRFKVFK from the coding sequence ATGTCTAACGCATTTATCGAAATGATTAAAAATCGTCGTACTATTTATAACCTCGGCGATGCTTTGCCTGTATCTGAAGAACACGTTACAAAACTAATTAAAGAAGCCGTAAAACACTCACCATCGTCGTTTAACTCACAAACTTCACGTGTGGTCATTTTGTTCGGTGCTGAACATAAGAAATTATGGAATATGACCAAAGAAGCTCTACGCAAAATTGTCCCTGAGCAAGCCTTTGCTGCTACAGAACAAAAAATTGATAGTTTTGCCGCAGGTGCAGGTTCTATTCTGTTTTTTGAAGACCAAGACATTGTAAAAGGTTTGCAAGAGCAATTCCCTTTATATGCAGATAACTTCCCTATTTGGTCTGAACAAGCAAGCGGGATTGCACAATTTGCCGTGTGGACTGCGTTATCTCAAGAAAATATTGGTGCTTCATTACAGCACTATAATCCACTAGTAGATAATGACGTACAAAAAACGTGGAACATTCCTGCAAATTGGATATTACGTGCTCAAATGGTATTTGGTTCAATTAATTCACCAGCGGGCGATAAAGCCTTTATGGATGATGATGTGCGTTTCAAAGTTTTCAAATAA
- the rdgC gene encoding recombination-associated protein RdgC: MWFKNILVYRLNRDLALSADDLEKQLAALAYHPCGSQDMMQTGWVAPMNGADALTHAAGNQILICAKKEEKMLPSPVIKQEVQDKIEKLEADQGRKLKKTEKDALKDEVVHTLLPRAFSKFSKTYIWIDTVNQLIIVDAASAKRAEDNLALLRKSLGSLPVVPLTFKDPIELTLTEWIRSGSLPQGFAVMDEAELKAILEEGGIIRCKKQDLISDEIATHIEAGKLVTKLALDWEERIQFMLSDDGSLKRLKFSDTLKDQNDDIGKEDYAQKFDADYVLMTSELSALIARLIDVLGGEAEH, translated from the coding sequence ATGTGGTTCAAGAATATATTAGTCTATCGCCTGAATCGGGATTTGGCACTCTCTGCAGATGATCTGGAAAAACAACTTGCCGCACTTGCCTATCACCCTTGTGGCAGCCAAGACATGATGCAAACAGGTTGGGTCGCGCCGATGAATGGTGCCGATGCCTTAACCCATGCAGCTGGCAACCAAATTCTAATTTGTGCTAAAAAAGAAGAAAAAATGCTGCCATCTCCTGTCATCAAGCAAGAAGTACAGGACAAAATTGAAAAACTCGAAGCAGACCAAGGCCGCAAACTTAAAAAAACTGAAAAAGACGCCTTAAAAGATGAGGTCGTGCACACCTTACTACCTCGCGCATTCAGTAAATTTAGCAAAACCTATATTTGGATTGATACCGTCAATCAACTCATTATTGTGGATGCGGCAAGCGCGAAACGTGCTGAAGATAATTTAGCCTTATTACGCAAGAGCTTAGGCTCCCTGCCTGTCGTTCCTCTCACATTCAAAGACCCAATTGAACTCACTCTCACCGAGTGGATCCGTTCAGGTTCACTTCCTCAAGGCTTTGCTGTGATGGATGAAGCGGAGCTAAAAGCTATCTTAGAAGAAGGCGGAATTATTCGCTGTAAGAAGCAAGATCTGATCTCTGATGAAATTGCGACCCATATTGAAGCAGGTAAGCTCGTCACGAAACTCGCTTTAGATTGGGAAGAACGTATCCAATTTATGCTATCTGATGATGGTTCGCTAAAACGACTTAAATTCAGTGATACATTAAAAGACCAAAATGATGACATTGGTAAAGAAGATTATGCACAAAAATTTGATGCAGATTATGTGCTAATGACAAGCGAACTGAGCGCCTTAATCGCTCGCTTGATTGATGTTCTGGGTGGCGAAGCAGAACACTAA
- the exbD gene encoding TonB system transport protein ExbD → MAMRLGDEQDDSGEMHEINVTPFIDVMLVLLIIFMVAAPLATVDIKVDLPASTAKPQPRPEKPVFLTVKADSQLFIGDQAVSKEQLSVTLDQATSSNKETTIFFQADKSVDYETMMDVMNTLRQSGYLKIGLVGMEATTSK, encoded by the coding sequence ATGGCAATGCGTTTAGGTGACGAACAAGATGATAGCGGTGAAATGCATGAAATTAACGTGACACCGTTTATCGATGTGATGTTGGTTCTATTGATTATCTTTATGGTCGCGGCACCATTGGCAACAGTTGATATTAAAGTCGACTTACCTGCCTCAACCGCGAAGCCACAGCCACGGCCAGAAAAACCCGTGTTCTTAACGGTTAAAGCTGACAGCCAACTCTTTATTGGCGATCAAGCTGTATCGAAAGAACAGCTTTCTGTAACCCTTGACCAAGCGACAAGTTCAAATAAAGAAACAACGATCTTCTTCCAAGCGGATAAAAGCGTTGATTATGAAACGATGATGGATGTGATGAATACATTACGCCAGTCAGGGTATTTGAAAATTGGCTTAGTTGGGATGGAAGCAACGACTTCTAAATAG
- the metC gene encoding cystathionine beta-lyase, with amino-acid sequence MANTKPETQLVHIGRNPKFTQKGVNPVIQRASSIIFDTLEEKRHATRHRANGVLFYGRRGTQTHFAFQEAMAELEGGAGSVLYPSGAAAITNAILSFISSGEHILVTGSAYDPTQNFCDHILTKLNVETTYFDPLMGEDIADLIQPNTRIVFLESPGSITMEVHDLPAIVKAVRNKSPDIIIMIDNTWAAGVLLKPLLFDVDISIQSATKYINGHSDGMLGVAVANERCIETLRENSYLLGQTADPDTVYMANRGLHTLATRLKQHQENSIQVANWLQARPEVEQVFHPALPTSPGHEFFIRDFSGCNGLFSFQLKSRLSAEQFATFIENLAHFKMGYSWGGFESLILGYQKEDLLSMRQYDFHPNDGTFFRVHIGLEHPQDLLDDLQLAFERI; translated from the coding sequence ATGGCAAACACAAAACCAGAAACCCAATTAGTGCACATTGGCCGAAACCCTAAATTTACACAAAAAGGCGTGAACCCTGTAATTCAACGGGCGTCTTCTATCATCTTCGATACGCTTGAAGAAAAACGTCATGCTACGCGACACCGTGCTAATGGTGTACTTTTTTACGGTCGCCGTGGCACACAAACCCATTTTGCTTTTCAAGAAGCCATGGCTGAATTAGAAGGCGGAGCAGGTTCCGTGCTTTATCCATCAGGTGCTGCCGCCATCACCAATGCAATCTTATCGTTTATTTCTTCGGGTGAACATATCCTCGTCACGGGCTCCGCTTATGACCCAACCCAGAATTTTTGCGACCATATTTTAACTAAGCTAAATGTTGAAACTACCTATTTTGATCCACTAATGGGGGAAGACATTGCCGACTTAATTCAGCCGAATACGCGCATTGTTTTTTTAGAATCCCCAGGGTCAATAACCATGGAAGTCCATGATTTACCTGCTATCGTGAAAGCTGTACGTAATAAATCACCTGACATCATTATTATGATTGATAATACATGGGCGGCAGGTGTGTTACTCAAACCATTATTGTTCGATGTGGATATTTCCATACAATCCGCCACAAAATACATTAACGGGCATTCTGATGGCATGTTAGGAGTCGCAGTAGCAAATGAGCGCTGCATCGAAACCTTACGCGAAAATTCATATCTACTTGGGCAAACCGCAGATCCCGATACCGTTTATATGGCCAATCGAGGATTGCACACTTTAGCAACACGGCTAAAACAACACCAAGAAAACAGCATACAAGTGGCAAACTGGCTACAAGCACGCCCAGAAGTAGAACAGGTTTTTCATCCTGCCTTGCCAACCTCACCGGGTCATGAGTTTTTTATCCGTGATTTTTCAGGCTGTAATGGCTTATTTTCTTTTCAACTTAAGTCACGCCTATCCGCTGAACAATTTGCTACTTTTATCGAAAATTTAGCACATTTTAAAATGGGGTATTCATGGGGTGGATTTGAATCACTGATTTTAGGTTACCAAAAAGAAGATTTACTCAGTATGAGACAATATGATTTTCATCCAAATGATGGGACATTTTTCCGTGTGCATATTGGCCTTGAGCACCCACAAGATTTACTTGATGATTTGCAATTGGCCTTTGAACGGATTTAA
- a CDS encoding bifunctional 2',3'-cyclic-nucleotide 2'-phosphodiesterase/3'-nucleotidase, producing the protein MNKVLKLSTLAMLVAFNANAATVDLRVMETSDVHSNLVDFDYYKDKPTEQFGYVRTATLIKAAKQEATNSVLVDNGDLIQGSPLADYIVGEGLKDGESHPAHKLLNTMGYTVGNFGNHEFNFGLDFLHKAIDGAKFPYINANIIDAKTGKNYFNPYIIVDTPVKDRDGKTHTIKVGYIGFVPPQILIWDKPNLEGKVLVNDITETAKKFVPQMKKEGADLVVAIPHSGFSQEPYKAMAENSVYYLSEVPGIDAIMFGHSHGVFPSKDFSDIKGVDIAKGTVNGVPAVMPGQWGDHLGVVDLVVSNDDGAWKVVDATAHARPVYDKPNKKALVERDGDLAKIIEKEHQDTRKFVGKHIGKASENMYSFLALVQSDPTVQIVNDAQIDYTKNFIQGDPDLADLPVLAAAAPFKAGGRKNSPTEFIEVEKGDLTFRNAADLYLYPNTLVVVKATGADVVEWLECSAGMYNQIDPQSTAPQSLLNWSGFRTYNFDTISGVNYQIDLTQPAKYDVDCQTVNKDANRIKNVTYQGKPIDPKATFLVATNNYRGYGGKFAGTGDSNVAFASPDENRSILAAYIAKVSKEKGEISTKAANNWSFTPIKTDKKLDVRFETAPSEKAANFIKENAQYPMKKVGTDEIGFAIYQVDLTAK; encoded by the coding sequence ATGAATAAAGTATTGAAGCTCTCAACACTTGCTATGTTAGTCGCATTTAATGCGAACGCAGCAACGGTTGATTTACGTGTTATGGAAACATCTGACGTTCACAGTAACCTTGTAGACTTCGACTATTATAAAGATAAGCCAACAGAACAGTTTGGTTATGTTCGTACTGCGACGTTAATTAAAGCAGCGAAGCAAGAAGCGACTAACTCTGTATTAGTGGATAATGGAGACTTAATCCAAGGTAGCCCACTGGCTGACTATATCGTTGGTGAAGGCCTAAAAGATGGCGAATCTCACCCAGCACACAAGCTGTTGAATACAATGGGTTATACCGTAGGTAACTTTGGTAACCATGAGTTTAACTTTGGATTAGATTTCCTGCATAAAGCTATTGATGGGGCAAAATTCCCATATATCAATGCTAATATTATTGATGCAAAAACCGGTAAAAACTACTTTAACCCATACATTATTGTTGATACTCCAGTTAAAGATAGAGATGGAAAAACACATACAATTAAAGTGGGCTACATCGGTTTCGTTCCACCACAAATTCTTATTTGGGACAAACCAAATTTAGAAGGCAAAGTTTTAGTTAACGATATTACTGAAACAGCGAAAAAATTTGTGCCACAAATGAAAAAAGAGGGCGCTGACTTAGTTGTTGCAATTCCTCACTCTGGCTTCTCTCAAGAACCTTACAAGGCAATGGCGGAAAACTCCGTGTATTATCTCAGTGAAGTTCCGGGGATTGATGCAATTATGTTTGGCCACTCACACGGTGTATTCCCAAGCAAAGATTTTAGTGATATCAAAGGTGTTGATATTGCGAAAGGAACGGTCAATGGCGTTCCTGCTGTTATGCCAGGTCAATGGGGTGACCACTTAGGGGTTGTCGATTTAGTGGTAAGCAATGATGATGGTGCATGGAAAGTGGTTGATGCAACGGCTCATGCACGTCCGGTTTATGACAAGCCAAATAAAAAAGCCCTTGTTGAACGTGATGGCGATTTGGCAAAAATCATCGAAAAAGAGCACCAAGATACTCGTAAGTTTGTGGGTAAACATATTGGTAAAGCCTCTGAAAATATGTACAGTTTCTTAGCACTGGTGCAAAGCGATCCTACTGTACAAATCGTTAATGATGCACAAATCGACTACACCAAAAACTTCATTCAAGGTGACCCTGATCTGGCTGATTTACCTGTATTAGCTGCGGCAGCACCGTTTAAAGCGGGTGGTCGTAAGAACTCACCAACAGAATTTATTGAAGTTGAAAAAGGTGACTTAACGTTCCGTAATGCGGCGGATCTCTACTTATATCCAAACACATTGGTTGTGGTTAAAGCAACGGGTGCTGATGTCGTTGAATGGTTGGAGTGTTCTGCGGGCATGTATAACCAAATCGACCCACAATCAACGGCGCCACAAAGCTTATTGAACTGGAGCGGTTTCAGAACCTATAACTTCGACACAATTAGTGGTGTGAATTACCAAATCGACCTGACTCAGCCAGCAAAATATGATGTTGATTGCCAAACAGTAAATAAAGATGCTAACCGAATCAAAAATGTCACTTACCAAGGTAAGCCGATTGATCCAAAAGCGACTTTCTTAGTGGCAACCAACAACTACCGTGGTTATGGCGGTAAATTTGCAGGGACAGGTGATAGTAATGTTGCATTTGCTTCCCCAGATGAAAACCGTTCAATTTTAGCGGCTTACATTGCAAAAGTGTCTAAAGAAAAAGGTGAAATCTCGACTAAAGCGGCAAATAACTGGTCATTTACACCGATTAAGACAGACAAAAAACTGGATGTTCGCTTTGAAACCGCACCAAGTGAAAAAGCAGCTAACTTTATTAAAGAAAATGCACAGTATCCAATGAAAAAAGTGGGCACGGATGAAATTGGCTTCGCTATCTATCAAGTCGATTTAACAGCTAAGTAA
- a CDS encoding GNAT family N-acetyltransferase has product MKELIEPEVDENSLVTLQKVTADNFSEICLLSHTLSEAQRNMVADNAYSMVEAQFSDCAWYRGIYADDTPVGFIMLHSGLDDDELEYDGIMLWRFMIAEPYQKLGFGREALIQVIRYLKKKGYPRLYNSCGEGEESPFEFYKKLGFIPTGGYIDDECELVLDIASWQDE; this is encoded by the coding sequence ATGAAAGAGCTTATCGAACCTGAAGTGGATGAAAATTCATTAGTTACCTTACAAAAAGTCACTGCGGATAATTTCTCTGAAATCTGCCTACTTAGTCATACATTGAGTGAAGCGCAACGTAATATGGTCGCTGACAACGCTTACTCTATGGTAGAGGCGCAATTTTCAGACTGTGCGTGGTACAGAGGGATTTATGCAGATGATACTCCCGTTGGGTTCATCATGCTGCATTCTGGGTTAGATGATGATGAGCTCGAATATGATGGCATTATGCTATGGCGCTTCATGATAGCGGAGCCATATCAAAAATTAGGCTTTGGCCGCGAAGCATTAATCCAAGTTATACGTTATCTAAAAAAGAAAGGTTACCCGCGCCTCTATAATAGTTGCGGTGAAGGGGAAGAAAGCCCATTTGAGTTTTATAAAAAGCTGGGGTTTATTCCTACTGGCGGATATATCGATGATGAATGTGAGCTAGTTTTAGATATTGCGAGCTGGCAAGACGAATAG
- the exbB gene encoding tonB-system energizer ExbB has product MRKLTASILLAFGLMGTAIAETTPATTPAASQNTPSTPAAPTTTPNTEAAPVPSEPAANTAVVNENIEIATEVPTGGFDQDLSVWGMYQNADNVVKTVMIGLVIASVITWALFFSKGLEILVARRRLKDETNAIADVKSLDEAVKIAEGFKGNSITRMLLNEAVTERALSANSTDLSGTKERTSFRLERAVAAISRYMGRGNGYLATIGAISPFVGLFGTVWGIMNSFIGIAHSQTTNLAVVAPGIAEALLATAIGLIAAIPAVVIYNIFARMINNYRGQVGDVAAQSALLLGRDLDLANSKAR; this is encoded by the coding sequence ATGCGTAAACTAACAGCTTCTATTCTATTGGCGTTCGGCTTGATGGGCACGGCAATCGCTGAAACTACACCTGCAACAACACCAGCAGCGTCTCAAAATACACCATCGACACCTGCGGCTCCAACTACAACACCAAATACTGAAGCTGCTCCCGTACCTTCTGAGCCTGCAGCAAATACTGCCGTTGTGAATGAAAATATTGAAATTGCGACAGAGGTTCCAACTGGCGGGTTTGATCAAGATTTATCTGTTTGGGGTATGTACCAAAATGCGGATAATGTGGTGAAGACAGTAATGATAGGTCTGGTGATTGCATCCGTCATTACATGGGCACTCTTCTTCTCTAAAGGCCTCGAAATTTTAGTCGCACGTCGTCGTTTAAAGGACGAAACTAATGCGATTGCAGACGTGAAATCCCTTGATGAAGCGGTGAAAATTGCCGAAGGTTTCAAAGGAAACAGTATTACACGAATGCTGCTTAATGAAGCGGTAACAGAAAGAGCGTTATCTGCAAATAGTACCGATTTGTCTGGTACAAAAGAGCGTACGTCATTCCGTCTTGAAAGAGCCGTTGCTGCAATCAGCCGATATATGGGCCGTGGTAATGGTTACTTAGCGACTATCGGTGCGATTTCTCCCTTTGTCGGTTTGTTTGGGACCGTATGGGGTATCATGAATAGCTTTATCGGGATTGCACATTCACAGACCACTAACTTAGCGGTCGTTGCGCCTGGTATTGCAGAGGCACTTCTTGCAACAGCAATTGGCCTTATCGCTGCGATACCTGCAGTTGTAATTTATAACATTTTCGCCAGAATGATTAATAACTACCGTGGTCAGGTAGGGGATGTGGCTGCACAGTCTGCATTATTATTAGGGCGTGATCTTGATCTGGCAAATAGCAAAGCAAGGTAA
- the yedF gene encoding sulfurtransferase-like selenium metabolism protein YedF produces MSKKEIIPDYRLDMVGEPCPYPAVATLEAMPSLKSGEILEVVSDCPQSINNIPLDAKNYGYKVLDIQQDGPTIRYLIQK; encoded by the coding sequence ATGAGTAAAAAAGAAATTATTCCTGATTATCGTTTAGATATGGTCGGGGAACCTTGCCCATATCCAGCGGTAGCGACACTAGAAGCAATGCCATCCCTAAAAAGCGGTGAAATATTAGAAGTGGTGAGTGATTGCCCACAATCAATTAATAATATTCCGTTAGATGCAAAAAACTATGGCTATAAGGTTTTGGATATCCAGCAAGATGGGCCGACGATACGTTATCTTATCCAAAAATAA
- the yedE gene encoding selenium metabolism membrane protein YedE/FdhT, giving the protein MTWSDFKSHYLIGFWKPLPAVIAAGILSTYYFGLTGTFWAVTGEFTRWGGHIMQLFGAHPETWGYFKVIGFEGTPLDRIDGVMIIGMFAGCFAAALWANNVKLRMPQHRIRIFQAILGGIIAGFGARLAMGCNLAAFFTGIPQFSLHAWYFAVATAAGSYFGAKFTLMPMFRIPVKLKKVSAASPLTQNHDVAKRRFKLGMVIFTLALAWGFYTLLDSPVMGFAILCGIGFGLLIERAQICFTSAFRDLWITGRTHMAKAIIIGMAVSAIGIFSYVQLGATPKILWAGPNAVIGGLLFGFGIVLAGGCETGWMYRAVEGQVHYWWVGFGNIIGATILAYYWDDLGPWLATDFDKVNLLETFGPQGGLLVTYALLAVAFVLMLVWEKHFFRKRTQKSTQASMEAI; this is encoded by the coding sequence ATGACTTGGTCTGATTTCAAATCTCACTATCTCATCGGTTTTTGGAAGCCTTTACCCGCAGTAATTGCCGCAGGTATTTTATCAACCTACTATTTTGGTTTAACGGGCACATTTTGGGCTGTTACTGGTGAATTTACTCGCTGGGGCGGGCACATTATGCAGCTGTTTGGTGCTCATCCAGAAACTTGGGGTTATTTCAAAGTTATTGGCTTTGAAGGCACACCTCTAGATCGTATTGATGGTGTCATGATTATCGGTATGTTTGCCGGTTGCTTTGCTGCTGCACTTTGGGCAAATAATGTTAAATTACGTATGCCTCAACACCGTATTCGCATTTTCCAAGCTATTCTTGGCGGTATTATTGCAGGGTTTGGTGCGCGTTTAGCAATGGGTTGTAATTTAGCGGCATTCTTTACTGGGATCCCTCAATTTTCTCTGCACGCATGGTATTTTGCTGTTGCAACTGCAGCTGGTTCATATTTTGGCGCTAAGTTTACATTGATGCCAATGTTTAGGATCCCTGTCAAACTGAAAAAAGTCAGTGCGGCATCTCCGTTAACGCAAAATCATGATGTGGCAAAACGACGCTTTAAGTTAGGAATGGTTATTTTCACCCTCGCATTGGCGTGGGGTTTTTATACCTTACTTGACTCTCCAGTGATGGGCTTTGCTATCCTCTGCGGAATTGGCTTTGGTTTATTAATTGAGCGTGCTCAGATTTGTTTTACCTCCGCTTTTCGCGATTTGTGGATCACGGGCCGTACCCATATGGCTAAAGCTATCATTATTGGGATGGCAGTCAGTGCAATCGGTATTTTTAGTTACGTCCAATTAGGCGCGACGCCAAAAATCCTTTGGGCAGGCCCAAATGCCGTTATTGGTGGCTTACTCTTCGGTTTTGGTATTGTCCTTGCTGGTGGCTGTGAAACGGGTTGGATGTACCGCGCAGTGGAAGGGCAGGTCCATTATTGGTGGGTTGGTTTTGGGAATATTATTGGCGCAACCATCCTAGCTTATTATTGGGATGATTTAGGCCCTTGGTTAGCAACCGATTTTGACAAAGTGAATTTACTCGAAACCTTTGGGCCACAAGGTGGCTTGTTGGTGACGTATGCATTATTAGCAGTGGCGTTTGTGCTGATGTTAGTTTGGGAAAAACACTTTTTCCGTAAACGTACACAAAAATCAACACAAGCATCAATGGAGGCAATATGA
- the mak gene encoding fructokinase — MRIGIDLGGTKIEVIALDDDGETLFRKRVSTPKGDYIATLNAIAGLVNDAETATGQTGSVGVGIPGTLSPVTGKVKNANSTWLNGQFFDADLSKLLGRGVKIANDANCLAVSEAVDGAGAGKKVVFAVIIGTGCGAGIALDGQVHSGGNGVAGEWGHNPLPWQDDSDRQFLSNEHCYCGLTGCTELFVSGTGFMADYAKLSGEKKIGTDIVKLAQEGDRFAKIAMDNYLNRLAKALGQAINMLDPDVIVLGGGMSNVDCLYEELPTRIRQWVFGRECDTPIRKAVHGDSSGVRGAAWLFSS; from the coding sequence ATGAGAATAGGAATTGACCTTGGTGGCACGAAAATTGAAGTGATTGCATTAGATGACGATGGTGAAACCTTGTTTCGTAAGCGTGTTTCAACACCTAAAGGTGACTATATTGCAACACTCAATGCTATCGCCGGCTTAGTGAATGATGCAGAAACAGCAACAGGGCAAACGGGCAGCGTGGGGGTAGGGATCCCCGGAACCTTATCTCCTGTGACTGGAAAAGTGAAAAATGCCAACTCAACATGGCTGAATGGCCAATTTTTTGATGCCGATTTAAGCAAGTTATTAGGGCGTGGCGTTAAAATTGCTAACGATGCCAACTGTTTAGCTGTATCTGAAGCGGTAGATGGTGCAGGTGCAGGGAAAAAAGTCGTCTTTGCGGTGATAATAGGAACAGGCTGTGGTGCAGGTATTGCACTCGATGGTCAAGTGCACTCAGGAGGAAACGGTGTCGCAGGGGAATGGGGACATAATCCATTACCTTGGCAAGATGATAGCGACAGGCAGTTCCTATCAAATGAACACTGCTATTGCGGCTTAACTGGTTGCACAGAGCTGTTCGTCTCAGGAACAGGCTTTATGGCCGATTACGCAAAGTTATCAGGCGAGAAAAAAATCGGCACAGATATCGTTAAACTGGCGCAAGAAGGAGATAGATTTGCCAAAATAGCGATGGATAATTATTTGAATCGATTAGCTAAAGCATTAGGGCAAGCAATTAATATGCTCGATCCAGATGTCATCGTGTTAGGGGGCGGCATGAGTAATGTGGATTGCTTGTATGAAGAGCTGCCAACACGAATTCGTCAATGGGTATTTGGGCGAGAGTGTGATACTCCCATTCGTAAAGCGGTGCATGGAGATTCGAGCGGGGTACGTGGCGCGGCTTGGCTATTTTCGTCCTAA